One stretch of Paraburkholderia fungorum DNA includes these proteins:
- the secF gene encoding protein translocase subunit SecF, translated as MEFFRFRKDIPFMQRALIFNVISLLTFLAAVFFLAHRGLHLSVEFTGGTVVEVQYPGTAPLDPVRNTLAKLGYADAQVQNFGTSRDVLIRLPLKQGFTSAQQSDQVMGALKADTPEVQLQRVEFVGPQVGKELATDGLMALACVVIGIVIYLSFRFEWKYAVAGVIANLHDVVIILGFFAFFQWEFSLSVLAAVLAVLGYSVNESVVIFDRIRETFRRERKMTVAEVINHAITSTMSRTIITHGCTQMMVLSMFLFGGPTLHYFALALTVGILFGIYSSVFVAAALAMWLGVKREDLLKDKKDRADPNDPNAGAQV; from the coding sequence ATGGAATTTTTCCGTTTTCGCAAAGACATTCCGTTCATGCAGCGTGCGTTGATTTTCAACGTGATTTCGCTGCTGACGTTCCTTGCTGCTGTGTTTTTCCTCGCGCATCGCGGGCTGCATCTGTCGGTGGAATTCACCGGCGGTACGGTTGTCGAGGTGCAATATCCGGGCACCGCGCCGCTCGATCCGGTGCGCAACACGCTGGCCAAACTCGGTTACGCCGACGCTCAGGTGCAGAACTTCGGCACCTCGCGCGACGTGCTGATCCGTCTGCCGCTCAAGCAGGGCTTCACGTCCGCGCAACAGAGCGACCAGGTGATGGGCGCGCTGAAGGCCGACACGCCTGAGGTGCAGTTGCAGCGCGTCGAGTTCGTCGGCCCGCAGGTCGGCAAGGAACTCGCCACCGACGGCCTGATGGCGCTCGCCTGCGTGGTGATCGGTATCGTGATTTACCTGTCGTTCCGCTTCGAATGGAAGTACGCAGTAGCCGGCGTGATCGCCAACCTGCACGACGTGGTGATCATTCTCGGTTTCTTCGCATTCTTCCAGTGGGAGTTCTCGTTGTCGGTGCTGGCTGCGGTGCTTGCCGTGCTCGGCTACTCGGTGAACGAATCGGTCGTTATTTTCGACCGGATTCGTGAGACCTTCCGTCGCGAACGCAAGATGACCGTGGCCGAAGTCATCAACCACGCGATCACCAGCACGATGTCGCGAACCATCATCACGCACGGTTGTACGCAAATGATGGTGCTGTCGATGTTCCTGTTCGGCGGTCCGACGCTGCACTACTTCGCTCTGGCGCTGACGGTCGGTATTCTGTTCGGTATCTATTCGTCGGTGTTCGTCGCTGCGGCGCTGGCCATGTGGCTCGGCGTGAAGCGCGAAGATCTGCTGAAGGACAAGAAAGACCGGGCTGATCCGAACGACCCGAATGCGGGCGCGCAAGTCTGA